In Brevibacillus marinus, the genomic window CAGATCAGGGAACAGGGCCGTCCCCACCATCGGGGGCAAACCGAAGCGGATCTCACCTTTTGTCAATCCTTTCAGCTCGCCGATTTCCTGCAGCGCTTCCTCCACACAGCCGATGATTCGCTCCGCGTGCCGCAGGAACAGGTCGCCTTCGGCTGTCAGGGATACCGTATGCTCTTTGCGTTCCAAGAGAAGAAGGCCCAGTTCTTGTTCCAGTTTGGCAACAGATTTGCTTAGCGTCGGCTGGGTCAGGTGCAGCTTGGAAGCAGCCTTGGTGAAGCTGCGCGCTTTTGCCACTTCCAAAAAGTAGAGCAGTTGACGAAGCTCCACGGCCAATCATTCCTTTTGTGAATCTTGATCATAAACTTAATTCACTACAATTATAACGGATCCGCATGGTACACTGAATGTGTCAATCTTTTAGCCGAGGTAAAGAGGTGTTTCTTTTGATCGAGGCAGGAACTTCCCGGTTTTGGCGAGCTGCTTTGGCCATGTCCATCGGCTCTTTTTTGATTTTTGCCAACCTTTATATGACGCAGCCGCTGCTGCCGCTGTTTGTCGAAGCGTTTGGCGTCTCCGAGACGGTGTCCAGCCTGTCCGTCTCGCTGGTCATCCTGAGCCTGAGTCTGTTCTTGCTCGTCTTTGCCGCCCTTTCCGATGCGTATGGCAGAAAGCCGATCATGGTCTTTTCGATGGTGGGGGTGACGGTCAGCACCTGGCTGTTAATCTGGGTGCCGAACTTTTCTCTGCTGCTGGTCCTGCGGGCGCTGCAGGGCGTATTTTTGGCCGGGCTGCCGGCGGTCGCGCTGGCCTATCTCGCAGACGAAGTCGAGCCAAGGGCGCTGTCGGCGGCTGTCGGCATCTACATCAGCGGCAATACGATTGGCGGCATGGTCGGGCGGGTGATTGCCGGGTTTGCAGCTGATCGCGGGGGCTATGAGCTGACTTTTCTGGTGATGGGATGCATCAGTTTGCTGTGTCTGGCGCTGTTTATGGTTTTGCTGCCGGAGGCCAAACTGTTTCAGCCCCGTCCGCTGCGCTGGCGCGAATCGGTGGGAGCGATGCGGCAGCATCTCGTCAATCCGGTTCTGCTGCCTGCGTTTTTCGTGGGGGGCTTGCATTTTTTTCTCTTTGTAGGCTTATATAATGATGTAACGTTTTTGCTCAGTTCACCGCCGTATCACTTGTCGCCGGGCGTGTTGGGCCTCTTGTTTTTTACCTATGCCGCGGGAACCGTCAGTTCCACGCTGGCCGGCTGGGCCAACCGCTGGTGGCGTTCGTCGACGGGCATTGCCTTTGGGATCGCCTGCATGGCCGGGGGATTGCTGATTACCTTGGCGCGTTCGCTGGGCGCGATTATCTGCGGCTTGCTGGCCTTTTGTTTCGGTTACTTCTTCGCTCATTCCCTGACCAGCTCATACGTCAGCAAGCAGGCCAGCTTTGCCAAGGCCAGTGCATCCTCCCTCTTCCTGATCGCATACTATCTGGGGGGAAGTGTCGGCAGCACGGTGTTGGGGATGATCTACTTCG contains:
- a CDS encoding MFS transporter → MIEAGTSRFWRAALAMSIGSFLIFANLYMTQPLLPLFVEAFGVSETVSSLSVSLVILSLSLFLLVFAALSDAYGRKPIMVFSMVGVTVSTWLLIWVPNFSLLLVLRALQGVFLAGLPAVALAYLADEVEPRALSAAVGIYISGNTIGGMVGRVIAGFAADRGGYELTFLVMGCISLLCLALFMVLLPEAKLFQPRPLRWRESVGAMRQHLVNPVLLPAFFVGGLHFFLFVGLYNDVTFLLSSPPYHLSPGVLGLLFFTYAAGTVSSTLAGWANRWWRSSTGIAFGIACMAGGLLITLARSLGAIICGLLAFCFGYFFAHSLTSSYVSKQASFAKASASSLFLIAYYLGGSVGSTVLGMIYFAWQWEGVIAASMLVLLATFGLSQVKRRHEARQHAAGESR